From Juglans regia cultivar Chandler chromosome 8, Walnut 2.0, whole genome shotgun sequence, the proteins below share one genomic window:
- the LOC109003825 gene encoding endoplasmic reticulum-Golgi intermediate compartment protein 3-like isoform X1 → MDGFINKLRSLDAYPKINEDFYRRTLSGGVITLVSSVVMLLLFISELRLYLHAVTETKLVVDTSRGETLRINFDVTFPALPCSILSLDAMDISGEQHLDVKHDIIKKRLDAHGNVIESRQDGIGAPKIEKPLQRHGGRLEHNETYCGSCYGGETSDEACCNSCEDVREAYRKKGWGMSNPDLIDQCKREGFLQKIKDEEGEGCNINGFLEVNKVAGNFHFAPGKSFYQSGVHVHDLLAFQKDSFNISHKINRLTFGDYFPGVVNPLDGVLWTHQTPSGMYQYFIKVVPTVYTDVSGHTIQSNQFSVTEHFMSAEQAHFQALPGVFFFYDLSPIKVTFTEEHISFLHFLTNVCAIIGGVFTVSGILDSFIYHGHRAIKKKMEIGKFS, encoded by the exons GTCTCTTCCGTTGTCATGCTTTTGCTCTTCATCTCCGAGCTCC GATTGTATCTTCATGCAGTAACTGAAACAAAGCTTGTAGTAGATACTTCCAGAGGTGAAACTCTACGGATCAAT TTTGATGTCACATTTCCTGCCCTTCCATGCTCTATACTCAGTCTTGATGCCATGGACATAAGTGGAGAGCAACACCTTGATGTG AAACATGACATAATCAAGAAAAGATTAGATGCTCATGGAAATGTTATAGAATCAAGGCAAGATGGCATTGGTGCTCCTAAG ATTGAAAAGCCATTACAGAGACATGGTGGTAGGCTCGAGCACAATGAGACATATTGTGGCTCCTGTTACGGTGGAGAAACG TCAGATGAAGCATGTTGTAATTCCTGTGAAGATGTTCGTGAAGCATATCGAAAGAAAGGTTGGGGAATGTCAAACCCTGATCTGATTGATCAG TGCAAAAGAGAAGGGTTTCTACaaaagattaaagatgaagaagGTGAAGGATGTAACATAAATGGATTCTTGGAAGTCAATAAGGTGGCTGGAAATTTTCATTTTGCACCTGGAAAAAGCTTCTATCAATCTGGTGTTCATGTACACGATCTGCTAGCGTTTCAAAAGGATAGCTTCAAT ATAAGTCACAAGATCAATAGATTGACTTTTGGAGACTATTTCCCTGGTGTTGTGAATCCTCTGGACGG TGTGCTATGGACACACCAAACACCAAGTGGCATGTATCAGTATTTCATCAAG GTTGTACCTACAGTGTACACGGATGTGAGCGGGCACACTATCCAGTCAAATCAG TTTTCAGTAACTGAACATTTTATGAGTGCTGAACAAGCCCACTTTCAAGCTCTTCCaggagtatttttcttttatgatctCTCTCCAATTAAG GTCACTTTCACGGAGGAGCATATTTCATTTTTACACTTCCTAACTAATGTGTGCGCCATCATTGGAG GAGTTTTCACTGTTTCAGGAATCTTGGATTCATTTATATATCATGGTCATAGGGCGATcaagaagaagatggaaattGGCAAATTTAGTTGA
- the LOC109003825 gene encoding endoplasmic reticulum-Golgi intermediate compartment protein 3-like isoform X2, translated as MMLVLLISFVAFSCVLVISDQGRNQTDTDNNVLMNEHFISLGLYLHAVTETKLVVDTSRGETLRINFDVTFPALPCSILSLDAMDISGEQHLDVKHDIIKKRLDAHGNVIESRQDGIGAPKIEKPLQRHGGRLEHNETYCGSCYGGETSDEACCNSCEDVREAYRKKGWGMSNPDLIDQCKREGFLQKIKDEEGEGCNINGFLEVNKVAGNFHFAPGKSFYQSGVHVHDLLAFQKDSFNISHKINRLTFGDYFPGVVNPLDGVLWTHQTPSGMYQYFIKVVPTVYTDVSGHTIQSNQFSVTEHFMSAEQAHFQALPGVFFFYDLSPIKVTFTEEHISFLHFLTNVCAIIGGVFTVSGILDSFIYHGHRAIKKKMEIGKFS; from the exons ATGATG CTTGTTTTGCTTATCTCTTTTGTTGCATTCTCTTGCGTATTGGTCATCAGTGACCAAGGACGGAATCAAACTGATACAGATAACAATGTTCTGATGAATGAACACTTCATCTCCTTAG GATTGTATCTTCATGCAGTAACTGAAACAAAGCTTGTAGTAGATACTTCCAGAGGTGAAACTCTACGGATCAAT TTTGATGTCACATTTCCTGCCCTTCCATGCTCTATACTCAGTCTTGATGCCATGGACATAAGTGGAGAGCAACACCTTGATGTG AAACATGACATAATCAAGAAAAGATTAGATGCTCATGGAAATGTTATAGAATCAAGGCAAGATGGCATTGGTGCTCCTAAG ATTGAAAAGCCATTACAGAGACATGGTGGTAGGCTCGAGCACAATGAGACATATTGTGGCTCCTGTTACGGTGGAGAAACG TCAGATGAAGCATGTTGTAATTCCTGTGAAGATGTTCGTGAAGCATATCGAAAGAAAGGTTGGGGAATGTCAAACCCTGATCTGATTGATCAG TGCAAAAGAGAAGGGTTTCTACaaaagattaaagatgaagaagGTGAAGGATGTAACATAAATGGATTCTTGGAAGTCAATAAGGTGGCTGGAAATTTTCATTTTGCACCTGGAAAAAGCTTCTATCAATCTGGTGTTCATGTACACGATCTGCTAGCGTTTCAAAAGGATAGCTTCAAT ATAAGTCACAAGATCAATAGATTGACTTTTGGAGACTATTTCCCTGGTGTTGTGAATCCTCTGGACGG TGTGCTATGGACACACCAAACACCAAGTGGCATGTATCAGTATTTCATCAAG GTTGTACCTACAGTGTACACGGATGTGAGCGGGCACACTATCCAGTCAAATCAG TTTTCAGTAACTGAACATTTTATGAGTGCTGAACAAGCCCACTTTCAAGCTCTTCCaggagtatttttcttttatgatctCTCTCCAATTAAG GTCACTTTCACGGAGGAGCATATTTCATTTTTACACTTCCTAACTAATGTGTGCGCCATCATTGGAG GAGTTTTCACTGTTTCAGGAATCTTGGATTCATTTATATATCATGGTCATAGGGCGATcaagaagaagatggaaattGGCAAATTTAGTTGA
- the LOC109003825 gene encoding endoplasmic reticulum-Golgi intermediate compartment protein 3-like isoform X3, with amino-acid sequence MNEHFISLGLYLHAVTETKLVVDTSRGETLRINFDVTFPALPCSILSLDAMDISGEQHLDVKHDIIKKRLDAHGNVIESRQDGIGAPKIEKPLQRHGGRLEHNETYCGSCYGGETSDEACCNSCEDVREAYRKKGWGMSNPDLIDQCKREGFLQKIKDEEGEGCNINGFLEVNKVAGNFHFAPGKSFYQSGVHVHDLLAFQKDSFNISHKINRLTFGDYFPGVVNPLDGVLWTHQTPSGMYQYFIKVVPTVYTDVSGHTIQSNQFSVTEHFMSAEQAHFQALPGVFFFYDLSPIKVTFTEEHISFLHFLTNVCAIIGGVFTVSGILDSFIYHGHRAIKKKMEIGKFS; translated from the exons ATGAATGAACACTTCATCTCCTTAG GATTGTATCTTCATGCAGTAACTGAAACAAAGCTTGTAGTAGATACTTCCAGAGGTGAAACTCTACGGATCAAT TTTGATGTCACATTTCCTGCCCTTCCATGCTCTATACTCAGTCTTGATGCCATGGACATAAGTGGAGAGCAACACCTTGATGTG AAACATGACATAATCAAGAAAAGATTAGATGCTCATGGAAATGTTATAGAATCAAGGCAAGATGGCATTGGTGCTCCTAAG ATTGAAAAGCCATTACAGAGACATGGTGGTAGGCTCGAGCACAATGAGACATATTGTGGCTCCTGTTACGGTGGAGAAACG TCAGATGAAGCATGTTGTAATTCCTGTGAAGATGTTCGTGAAGCATATCGAAAGAAAGGTTGGGGAATGTCAAACCCTGATCTGATTGATCAG TGCAAAAGAGAAGGGTTTCTACaaaagattaaagatgaagaagGTGAAGGATGTAACATAAATGGATTCTTGGAAGTCAATAAGGTGGCTGGAAATTTTCATTTTGCACCTGGAAAAAGCTTCTATCAATCTGGTGTTCATGTACACGATCTGCTAGCGTTTCAAAAGGATAGCTTCAAT ATAAGTCACAAGATCAATAGATTGACTTTTGGAGACTATTTCCCTGGTGTTGTGAATCCTCTGGACGG TGTGCTATGGACACACCAAACACCAAGTGGCATGTATCAGTATTTCATCAAG GTTGTACCTACAGTGTACACGGATGTGAGCGGGCACACTATCCAGTCAAATCAG TTTTCAGTAACTGAACATTTTATGAGTGCTGAACAAGCCCACTTTCAAGCTCTTCCaggagtatttttcttttatgatctCTCTCCAATTAAG GTCACTTTCACGGAGGAGCATATTTCATTTTTACACTTCCTAACTAATGTGTGCGCCATCATTGGAG GAGTTTTCACTGTTTCAGGAATCTTGGATTCATTTATATATCATGGTCATAGGGCGATcaagaagaagatggaaattGGCAAATTTAGTTGA
- the LOC109003828 gene encoding uncharacterized protein LOC109003828 has protein sequence MNGREANKAAPSADLLVCFPSRAHLTLMPKPICSPARPSETNKRHHSHRHHRGGQLMKRTSTRGGVQDSPLLWSKTKPMGSEISEPTSPKVTCAGQIKVRSKTSSCNSWQSVMEEVEKIHVNGKHKKRPSWVEAKKDIMQFLSCLRSIRFDCRCFGTFRKSDITTEDEDGEEDGEYRENQVGFEGSTDGNEASRTAFSKWFVVLQENQNNMLCKEDDEREIERPSDDHECNIAAPPPNALLLMRCRSAPAKGWLEEKEEEERHEEDEDEKGTGKGERKAKSLKCSMEGEKRTKKENMVVMKYDTDFCKISSDVAKETWIAGGMRDPISRSRSWKR, from the coding sequence ATGAATGGAAGAGAAGCCAATAAAGCAGCTCCTTCGGCTGATCTGCTAGTATGTTTTCCTTCTCGAGCCCACCTAACACTAATGCCCAAGCCCATATGCAGCCCAGCAAGACCTTCCGAGACGAACAAGCGCCACCACAGCCACAGGCACCATCGCGGCGGCCAACTGATGAAGAGAACGAGCACCAGAGGTGGCGTCCAGGACAGCCCTCTGCTATGGTCCAAAACCAAGCCAATGGGCTCGGAGATCTCGGAACCGACGTCCCCGAAAGTCACGTGCGCCGGGCAGATCAAGGTCAGGTCCAAAACCAGTTCATGCAATAGCTGGCAATCAGTCAtggaagaagttgaaaaaattcatGTCAACGGAAAACATAAAAAGAGACCCAGTTGGGTTGAAGCTAAGAAAGATATAATGCAATTCTTGTCGTGTTTACGAAGCATAAGATTTGATTGTCGGTGCTTTGGGACATTTCGTAAGTCAGATATAACTACTGAGGATGAAGACGGCGAAGAAGATGGAGAATATCGGGAAAATCAAGTGGGCTTTGAGGGGAGTACTGATGGCAATGAGGCTTCAAGAACTGCCTTCTCCAAATGGTTTGTGGTTCTACAGGAAAACCAGAATAACATGTTGtgcaaagaagatgatgaaagagagatagagagaccaTCTGATGATCATGAATGTAATATTGCTGCTCCTCCACCAAATGCTTTGTTGCTTATGCGCTGTAGATCTGCTCCTGCAAAAGGTTGgttggaagagaaagaagaagaagagaggcaTGAGGAAGACGAAGACGAAAAAGGTAcaggaaaaggagagagaaaagcaAAGAGTTTAAAGTGTTCAATGGAGGGAGAGAAGAGAACGAAAAAAGAGAACATGGTTGTGATGAAATACGACACTGATTTCTGCAAAATCTCGTCTGATGTAGCAAAGGAGACATGGATTGCCGGTGGAATGAGAGATCCAATTTCAAGAAGTCGAAGTTGGaaaagatga
- the LOC109003824 gene encoding TPR repeat-containing thioredoxin TTL1-like, producing MAEIKCKVDGDHLGCGFIGGIFQRRSYWPRRTSVHSLPADTSNDVINAKSTENSKRHRSSSGVSAPAASNLGKPAPKLNEQPIARNSISLHSRLPASHIQGQRLSDAPRNSTSSCSTSSGQRKTSRFPDTGDERKPKREPPGDSTELTRMATDSQQLSESKALVRATSSNVMLLGHLGNLGQTGPGKLVANNSPNATVKTVNYLSGNLQEKSSMPNPKNGVGKTGSNAIMGNIVRKNSDKYRQFRGPVNKLDPEAFKSQGNDAYKQGRFEQALALYEQAIALDPNKSSYHCNKSAALIGLGRLAEAIFECQEAIRIEPSYHRAHHRMAKLYLRVGEAQNVMYHCKHSGAYADSEDIAQAQSLQRHLSRCTKARKLKEWNTLLKETQSAISSGADSAPQVYALQIEALLNLYRHEEAYATYQKAPNFSIDFCTRLFGTTGSAYIMIIEALVFLAAGRFEDAVAASQHAARLDPSDKEVNTVVIGARASASARLSGNLLFRASKFSEACGVYSEGLENDPYNSVLLCNRAACRSKLGQFEKAVEDCTAALSVRPSYSKARLRRADCNSKLERWEAAVQDYEILIRETPGDEEVGRALFEAHVQLKKLRGEDIKDLKFGPNLIFITSHERFRHFITSPGMSVVLFCKKTTQKQVLRVLEQVCQKFPSINFLKVEIEDHPYLAKSERVRSVPAFKIYKNGTRVKEIPGNDREVLETSVKLYSS from the exons ATGGCGGAAATAAAGTGCAAAGTAGATGGTGATCACTTGGGTTGTGGTTTTATAGGGGGAATCTTCCAACGCCGGAGCTACTGGCCGAGAAGAACTTCTGTGCATTCACTTCCGGCAGACACTAGCAATGATGTAATCAATGCAAAGAGTACTGAAAATTCCAAGAGGCACAGAAGCAGCTCCGGTGTGTCTGCTCCCGCAGCATCAAATTTAGGTAAACCTGCACCAAAACTCAATGAACAACCCATCGCAAGGAACTCTATCTCGCTTCATTCCAGGCTTCCAGCCTCTCACATTCAAGGTCAAAGACTTTCCGATGCTCCAAGAAACTCAACATCATCTTGCAGTACTAGTTCAGGCCAAAGAAAAACGTCTCGGTTCCCGGACACCGGAGATGAAAGGAAGCCGAAAAGAGAGCCCCCCGGAGACAGTACAGAGCTGACTAGGATGGCAACTGATTCCCAGCAATTAAGTGAAAGCAAAGCCCTTGTTCGAGCCACATCAAGCAATGTAATGCTTTTAGGCCACCTCGGTAACTTGGGGCAGACAGGGCCAGGGAAATTGGTAGCAAATAACAGTCCCAATGCCACTGTTAAAACTGTGAATTACCTTTCCGGAAATCTTCAAGAGAAAAGCTCCATGCCTAACCCCAAAAATGGCGTTGGGAAAACTGGCAGCAATGCTATTATGGGCAACATTGTCAGGAagaatagtgataaatatagaCAGTTTCGAGGTCCGGTGAATAAATTAGATCCTGAAGCGTTCAAGTCTCAGGGAAATGATGCATATAAGCAGGGAAGATTTGAACAGGCCTTAGCACTGTATGAACAAGCCATAGCTCTCGATCCAAATAAATCCTCCTATCATTGCAATAAGAGTGCCGCTTTGATAGGTCTAGGCCGGCTTGCGGAGGCTATCTTTGAATGCCAAGAAGCAATTCGGATAGAGCCTTCATATCATAGAGCTCATCATCGTATGGCAAAACTGTATCTCAG AGTGGGAGAAGCGCAGAACGTAATGTATCACTGCAAACACTCTGGCGCCTATGCTGACTCGGAAGACATAGCCCAAGCTCAGTCTCTACAAAGACATCTCAGCAGGTGCACCAAGGCTCGTAAGCTAAAAGAGTGGAATACTCTGCTAAAGGAAACCCAGTCAGCAATATCTTCCGGTGCTGACTCTGCACCACAG gTCTACGCTCTGCAAATCGAGGCCTTGCTGAACCTTTATAGACATGAAGAAGCCTATGCTACCTACCAGAAGGCACCAAACTTCAGTATTGATTTTTGTACAAGGCTGTTTGGCACTACAGGTAGTGCTTACATAATGATTATTGAGGCACTGGTTTTCCTGGCAGCTGGCAG GTTTGAGGATGCAGTGGCAGCATCTCAACATGCAGCTAGACTTGACCCAAGCGACAAGGAGGTGAATACAGTGGTTATCGGGGCTAGAGCATCAGCATCAGCTCGATTGAGTGGAAATCTGCTCTTCAGGGCATCAAAATTCTCTGAAGCGTGTGGGGTATACAGTGAAGGACTAGAAAATGATCCTTATAACTCAGTTCTGCTGTGCAACCGAGCAGCCTGTCGGTCAAAGCTGGGTCAATTTGAGAAAGCTGTTGAAGACTGCACAGCAGCCCTGAGCGTGCGGCCTTCTTACAGCAAGGCTAGGCTACGAAGGGCAGATTGTAATTCCAAG TTGGAAAGGTGGGAAGCTGCAGTTCAAGACTACGAGATATTGATAAGAGAGACTCCCGGGGATGAGGAAGTGGGCAGAGCTTTGTTTGAGGCCCATGTCCAGCTTAAGAAGCTACGTGGTGAAGACATTAAGGACCTAAAATTTGGTCCAAATTTGATTTTCATCACTAGTCATGAACGTTTTAGACACTTTATAACCTCACCCG GGATGTCCGTGGTGCTTTTTTGTAAGAAAACGACCCAAAAGCAAGTGTTGCGAGTCCTGGAGCAAGTTTGCCAGAAATTCCCATCAATCAACTTCCTGAAG GTTGAGATTGAAGACCACCCCTACTTGGCGAAATCAGAGCGTGTGAGGTCCGTTCCGGCCTTCAAGATATACAAGAACGGAACAAGGGTGAAAGAAATTCCAGGCAACGACCGTGAAGTGTTGGAAACTTCAGTCAAATTGTACAGCAGTTGA
- the LOC109003823 gene encoding uncharacterized protein LOC109003823: MDSGDSGSCMQSSSGGDEEYDSRAESAPTFMNPPVHYSYISNPQPLIFSQNHQSDLLDLSSNYHYAFSQSQVNSNPNSMLNLDAVPCRGLRSEANGTDDIGNLPAAASSLSGQFHSQGSRPSSLQIRPVHDDGTARATTQPNVARNSKKRTRATRRAPTTVLTTDTSNFRAMVQEFTGIPSPPFSASPYSRRPDLFGSSSALRSSGNLGPVGVLHYPLRPSPQRAHPSSFLSSSPSLLSNTLGDASTIASSTANNNLSRQPRNMRNVQTPILAFQSLPQPSDLHPSLNVSGFGAPSPGSVAIPFLEELGMRHGRVNANLSGHPNHVLAGSNNASDQDHLRSLDDSYGKSASVGGCKLNYSASPSSGFINHEKVFLNMSARDEGTVDSWICPSD; encoded by the coding sequence ATGGATTCTGGTGATAGTGGAAGCTGTATGCAGTCTTCTAGTGGTGGTGACGAAGAGTACGATTCACGGGCAGAGTCAGCCCCGACCTTCATGAATCCTCCTGTCCACTATAGTTACATCTCAAACCCACAGCCATtgattttttctcaaaaccacCAATCCGATTTGTTGGATCTTTCATCTAATTATCATTATGCTTTCTCCCAATCTCAAGTGAACTCAAACCCCAATTCCATGCTAAATCTCGATGCGGTTCCATGCAGAGGCCTAAGATCTGAAGCCAATGGCACAGACGACATTGGAAACCTACCAGCCGCAGCCTCATCACTATCAGGCCAATTCCATTCGCAGGGTTCACGTCCATCATCGCTGCAGATAAGACCCGTTCATGACGATGGTACTGCACGAGCTACAACACAACCCAACGTTGCCCGCAACTCCAAGAAGCGAACTAGAGCTACAAGGCGAGCTCCCACCACTGTTCTCACCACCGATACCTCGAATTTCAGAGCGATGGTGCAAGAATTCACTGGGATTCCCTCACCACCCTTTTCAGCCTCACCTTACTCTCGCCGACCTGATCTTTTTGGCAGTAGCTCGGCCTTGCGGTCCTCTGGTAATTTGGGACCAGTGGGAGTACTTCATTACCCTTTGCGTCCTTCTCCCCAAAGAGCGCACCCATCTTCATTTTTgtcctcttctccttctttgTTGAGCAACACACTGGGTGATGCTTCTACTATTGCTAGTAGTACTGCTAACAATAACCTTTCAAGACAGCCTCGAAATATGCGGAACGTCCAAACCCCAATTCTGGCATTTCAGTCTCTCCCACAGCCATCTGATCTTCATCCTTCACTTAATGTGTCTGGATTTGGTGCACCGTCTCCCGGAAGTGTGGCGATACCATTTCTTGAGGAATTGGGTATGAGACATGGACGTGTCAATGCAAACCTTAGTGGGCATCCAAATCATGTATTAGCTGGATCGAACAATGCCAGTGATCAAGATCATTTGAGGTCTTTGGATGATAGTTACGGTAAATCGGCCAGTGTTGGTGGCTGTAAGTTGAACTACTCGGCATCTCCATCATCGGGTTTCATCAACCATGAGAAGGTTTTTCTGAATATGTCTGCAAGGGATGAAGGTACGGTTGATTCGTGGATTTGTCCTTCCGATTAA